From Bradyrhizobium erythrophlei:
GCATAGCCGCCGACGGCGCCAAGGCCCGCCGTATCGACGGTCTTGTCCTTGGTCGGCAACTTGCCCTGATCGACCGCGCCATGCCAGGCGGCGGCGTTTTCAGGCTGCAGCAGACCGGCCGCAAGACCGATACCGGCCCAGCCGCCGACCCCGGACAGCACCGCGACGTATTGCTTGCCGCCGTGTTCGTAGGTCATGACGTTGCCGATGATCCCGGACGGGGTCTTGAACTTGTAGAGTTCCTTGCCCGTCTTGGCGTCGACCGCCTTCAGATAGCCTTCGAGCGTGCCGTAGAACACCACGCCGCCGGCCGTCGCCAACGCGCCGCCCCACGCGGAGAACTGCTCCTTGTTGGACCACACGATCTTGCCGGTCTTGCCGTCCCAGGCGATGAAGTTGCCCATGTTGGTCTCGCCCTTGGGCGGGTACATCGCCACGGCGGCGCCGACATAAGCCTGGCCGGCCGTGTAGGAGACCTTGTAGGGCTCATAGTCCATGCAGACATGGTTGGTGGGGACGTAGAACAACTGCGTGTCCGGGCTATAGGCCGCGGGCTGTTCGTCCTTGGTGCCAAGCGCCGCCGGGCAGATGCCCTTGGAGTTGGTGTCCTCACCATTGTGCTGGGTCGAATAGGCGTCGACGACCAGCGGACGGCCGTAGGTCTTGGACGACTTGTCCATGTCGACCTTGGTGGCCCAGTTCACCACCGGATCGAACTTTTCCGCGACCAGCAATTCGCCGGTGGCCCGGTCCAGCGTGTAGCCGAAGCCGTTACGGTCGAAATGGGTGAGCAGTTTCCTCGGCGCGCCATTGATGGTCTGATCGGTGAGGATCATTTCGTTGACGCCGTCGAAGTCCCATTCGTCGTGCGGGGTCATCTGGTAGACCCATTTGACCGCGCCGGTATCGAGATCACGCGCCCAGATCGACATCGACCAGCGGTTATCGCCGGGGCGCTGCACCGGGTTCCAGGTCGAGGGATTGCCGGAACCGTAATAGACGAGGTTCAGCTGCGGATCATAGGAATACCAGCCCCAGGTGGCGCCGCCGCCGATCTTCCACTGGTCGCCCTGCCAGGTGGATGTCGAGGAATCCGGTCCGACGGGCTTGCCGAGCGACGTCGTCTTGACGGGGTCGATCAGCGTGTCGGAGTCCGGCCCTTCCGAAAAACCGCGCCAGACAAGCTTGCCGTCCGCGATGTTGTAAGCGCTGACCCAGCCGCGAACGCCGAATTCGCCGCCGGAAACGCCCACCAGGACCTTGTCCTTGTAGACGAACGGAGCGTCCGTGCCGGACTGACCCTTGCCGGCCTCGCCATCCATGACGGACCAGACTTTTGCGCCGGTCTTGGCGTCGAGTGCGATGAGCGTGGTGTCGGCCTGATGCAGGAAGATCTTGCCGTCGGCGTAGGCGACGCCGCGATTGACGGTGTCGCAGCACATGATCGGGATGACGTTGGGATCCTGCCTGGGTTCATACTTCCAGAGGATCTTGCCTTCGTTGTTCAGGTCGAGCGCATAGACCGTGTTCGGGAACGGCGTGTGCACATACATCGTGTCGCCAACCACCAGCGGTCCGCCTTCGTGGCCGCGAAGCACGCCGGTCGAAAACGTCCAGGCGACCTGCAGCTTGCCGGCGTTGGATGCGTTGATCTGGTTGAGCTTGGAATAGCGGGTGTTGGCGTCATCGCCTTGCTGCATCACCCACTGCTTGGGATCTTTGGCCAACAGGTCCAGTGCCGCATCGGCGCGCGCAGCAAGATTCTGCGCGGCCAACAGGCCGAACACCGAGGTTGTCAGGATTAGATATTTCTTCATCGCTTCCTCCCAGTTATGAGCCAAGGGTTCCGTAAGAACGGTCCACTTTTTCAGCTTTCTTCGTTGATATCCCTACCCGGTTCGGAAACAGGATACTTGCCCAAGAGAGAAGTGCGTTTGCGCCAAAGCGAAACGCGGCGAATTTTTTAGCGGCACCCCGTGACTTTCGCCGGCGGCGCGCCCTCATGCTGCGATGCGTCAGCGGCTTCGGCCTCACTCCATCGGAGCCGCATCGCGCGACCATCGGTTGAGGTTCCCCTTGACGGCGCTCAAACTAAGTCGGAGGATTATCAACGGGATGTCAGGAAGCGTACTGCTCAAACCGCAATGACCGCCTTAAATTGAGGTAAGTCGCTCCATCATGACCCGAGGCCGGTCGCGGCAAGCGGTCATGTTTGATCTCGAATCGGTGGCTGGATAATGTCCGACACGGTCCGCTCGCTTAACACTTCCGGATTGGCGCCGAAGAGGCAGATCCAATGTTGGTCAGATGCACTGACCGATCTTTGCGGCCTGTTCGACATTGATCCGCTGGAGGCTTCGTCATTCGAAGGCCGGATCAACTACACGACGGTTTCGAAGCTGAAGCTCTGTCAGATCGAGGCGAGCCAGCATCGGCTTGCGCATACCGCCTCGCGCGCAAAACTGGGCGGCCATCCGTTCGTCAAAATACATTTTCAGACTTACGGGATCTCGCATTTCGAGCAGGGTGGCCGCCGCATCGAGCTGATGCCCGGCGACTGTCTCGCCTATGACGTATCCTGTCCGCACACGATCGTCAGCCCGATGCTGACGCGACATGACGTCGTCATCGTGCCGAAGGAACTGCTGCAGGAACGCGGCTTTCGCCTGGCGAAGATGACGGCATGCAAACTCTCGGCGCGCACCGGCACCGGGCGGATCGCCCACGATTTTGTCCATGCCGCGTTCGACGAAGCGACCAAGCTGTCGCCTAACAACGCGATCGGGGTGGCCGATTCGCTGATCGACCTCCTGCTGTTGCCGCTCCGCGAGCCCGATACGATGTTCAATCGCGTTGGCCCCGAGGCGATGTATGTCCGGGCACAGTTCTTCATTCGCGAACATCTGCGCGACCCGGATCTTTCGATCGACCAGATCTCGGCGGCACTGAACTGCACCAAGCGCTATCTGCACATGCTGTTCAGCGAAAGGGGCACCACCATCAGCGACTATATCCAGCACGCAAGGTTGCAGAACTGCCGCCAGGAGCTGGAGACCCAGGCCGGAAAAACCATCACGGACGTTGCGTTCTCCTGGGGCTTTTCGAGTTCATCGCACTTCAGCCGCGTGTTCCGGAAGCATTTCGGAGTTGTTCCGTCCGCGATTCACAAAGCGCAGTGCGGTGCTCTGTCCCCGGATTTTCCTTGCGAATAGAACGTCCGCGTCGGCGCGACGCGCGGATATCGGCCTTGTCCGCTTGCTGGCATGTTCCCCCGCATCAAAGCCTGGGCGCGGAAACTCAAGCAGACGGTTAGACAAACTGAGGGCTCGCTATCAGGACGCCCGAGCCTGCCGCGGCTCGACGCGAGAATTGCCGTCGAGCCGGGCCGATCGTTTCGAGGCAGTCTATTTCCGCGCTGCGCAGGCGTACATGTTGATTTCCATGCCCACCGGCACTTCGACAATCTTTGGAGTCTTCCAGGTCATTGCATCCTCCCAATAAATTTGGCGCGAACGCCGCGCCGAAGTCGAACCTAGAACCACGACCGACACCGCGCAAGTGGGGAAGATCAAGCGTCGCACAGCCGCGGACCGGCACCGACAGCCGATACTTCTCTCTCGGACAAAGCGATTTCTCTTTTGGACAATGTCTCGCGGCCACGCGCCAATCGGCGCAGAGGCTTTTCCAATTTCGAAGCCTTCAAGCGGCATATGCTGGCGGCAGCGTTCGCATCGCGGCCGCATTGCGATCACCGCGGACAACCCAGAAAATAGATTCCAGCACTGGGCGCGCGTTCGATCAGTTCGATCGGCAGCTCAAACACCCGTCTCGCGCGGAGCCAGAAACACCCGGCTGGCAAGCACGTCGGCGGCCTCGATCGACATGATATCGTGGGCAGTCAGCACGCAATCGAGGTCGGCGACGAGACGGTTGGCCTGGCGCAACCGCATGCGGTCGAGCGCGTTCCGGATCGAGCGCGCATTGGAGAATAGCGGCTGGGCTTTGCGCAGGGCTATGTAGCGGATGAAGGCATCGCGTGCTTCGGCGCTGAATTTGTAGTTCATGCCGCGCAGCATCAGCTCGGCGACGGCGAGCAACTCGTCGTCGGAATAATCCGGAAAATCGATGTGATGGGCAATGCGGGAGCGAAAGCCGGGATTGCTGGCGAAGAAATTATCCATTCGATCGCCGTACCCGGCGAGGATCACCACCAGATCCTCCCGCTGGGATTCCATGACCTGCAGCAGGATCTCGATGGCTTCCTGGCCGTAGTCGCGTTCATTGTCGGGCCGATGCAGATAATAGGCCTCGTCGATGAAGAGCACGCCCCCCATCGCCTTCTTCAATATTTCCTTCGTCTTGGGCGCCGTGTGGCCGATATATTGCCCCACCAGTTCGTCGCGCGTGACCGAGACGACCTGGCCGCGCCGCACGAAGCCGAGCTGGTGGAGAATGCTCGCGATCCGCAGCGCCACCGTGGTCTTGCCGGTGCCGGGATTGCCGGTGAACGACATGTGCAATGTCGGCGTCTCCGACGTCAGGTTCATGCGCTTGCGAATACGCTCGATCAGCAGGAGCGACGCGATCTCGCGAATGCGGGTCTTGACCGGCTTCAATCCGATCAGCTCCTGGTCGAGCTGCGTGAGTATTTCCTCGATGCCGATGGCCTCGAGTTCCTCTCGCAGGCTGACCGCGCCTGTCGTCGGTGGTGGATCCAGATCCATTTGCCAAACCTCAACGCGTTGGGGCGCCTACTCAGGTAGAGCGCCGGCCCTCAGGACGGTCGGCTGCGTAGGATTTCGTCGTGTATCGAATATTGCGGCCGGCCACTTCGTGCCGCTCCAGCCGGAAGCCGGGTTCGTCCTTCGGCCGGTTGACGATGAAGGACAGCCGCACCGACTCCCAGCCGTGGCTTGAATCGAACGCCGACATCCGGATGTAACGGTCGCCGTACACCTTGCGGCATTCGGCGAGTTCCATCATCACGCCGGCGGCGTCCCGCAGGTCGAACATGGGCAGTCCCCACATTTCCCAGAAGTTGTTGCGGGGATGCGGATCGTCGGTGAATTCGATGTTCACCGCCCAGCCCTTCTCCAGGCAATACTGAACCTGGCGGGAAATCTGCTCGTCCGTGAGATCGGGAAGGAAGGAGAAGCAGCCTTGAGTGATACGCATGATCCGGCTCCTTATAGCGAGACGCTGGCGGTGGGGGCATAGTCGGGCATGTCGGTGGATTCGTAGTTGAAGGTGACGTTCTTCCAAACCTCCAGCGCCGATTTCAGCGGCGTGCAGGTCTGCGCCGCCTTTGCCAGAATCTCCGGCCCCTCGTGCAGATAATCGCGGCCCTCGTTGCGGGCGAGAATCATGGCTTCCAGCGCCACGCGGTTGGCGGTGGCGCCCGCCTGAATGCCCATGGGATGGCCGATGGTGCCGCCGCCGAACTGCAGCACCACGTCTTCGCCGAGGTGATCGAGCAGCTGATGCATCTGGCCGGCGTGAATGCCGCCCGAGGCCACCGGCATCAGCTTGTTGAGGCTGGCCCAGTTCTGATCGAAGAACACGCCGTGTTCCAGTCTTGCGGGATTGAAGTCCTCGCGGCAGATGTCGTAGTAGCCGCGCGTGGTCGCGGGATCGCCCTCGAGCTTGCCGACCACGGTGCCGGCATGGATATGATCGACCCCCGCGAGCCGCATCCATTTCGCGATCACGCGGAACGAGACGCCGTGATTTCGCTGCCGCGTATAGGTCGAATGCCCGGCCCGATGCAGATGCAGGATCATGTCGTTGCGGCGCGCCCATTTTGCCATCGACTGGATCGCGGTGTAGCCGATCACCAGATCGATCATGATGACGATGGAGCCGAGTTCCTTGGCGAACTCCGCCCGCTCGTACATGTCCTCCATGGTTCCGGCGGTGACATTGAGATAGGTGCCCTTGATTTCGCCGGACGCGGCCTGCGCCTTGTTGACGGCTTCCATGCAATACAGGAACCGCTCGCGCCAGTGCATGAACGGCTGCGAGTTGATGTTCTCGTCGTCCTTGGTGAAGTCGAGCCCGCCCTTCAGCGCCTCGTAGACCACGCGGCCGTAGTTGCGCCCGGACAGCCCGAGCTTCGGCTTCACGGTGGCGCCAAGCAGCGGACGGCCGAACTTGTCCATGCGCTCGCGTTCGACCACAATGCCGGTGGCCGGCCCCTGGAACGTCTTGACGTAGGCCACCGGCAGCCGCATGTCCTCGAGCCGCAGCGCCTTCAGGGGCTTGAATCCGAACACGTTGCCGATGATCGAGGCCGACAGATTGGCGATCGATCCGTTCTCGAACAGGTCGAGATCGTAGGCGATGTAGGCGAAATATTGCCCCGGTGAATTCGGCACGGGATCGACGCGATAGCATTTGGCGCGGTATTTTTCCGCCGCCGTCAGCCGGTCGGTCCACACCACCGTCCAGGTCGCGGTCGAGGACTCGCCGGCGACCGCCGCCGCCGCTTCGATCGGATCGACGCCATCCTGCGGCGTGACCCGGAACAACGCGATGATGTCGGTGTCCTTTGGCTCGTAATCAGGCTCCCAATAGCCCATTTTCCTGTATTCCATGACGCCGGATTTGTAGCGATCCTTGCCTCGGACGGTCATCGATTGGTCATTCATGGCAACCTCCTCGGTTGTGCCGACCGGCATATCCGGTCAAAATATGGGTTCGTCATTCGGCCGCAGCGGCGGTGTCGCCGATACGCGGATCGAGCGCCCCGCTGCGATAGCGCTTCGCCATCTCCGACAGCGGCATCACCTTGATCCTCGCCGCGTTGCCGGCGGTGCCGAATTGTTCGAAGCGCTCGCGGCAGAGGTCGCGCAACGCGTCCATCGCCGGCTTGAGGAATTTGCGCGGATCGAATTCGTTTTTGGTCTGAACCGCGACCTTGCGGAAGGCCGCCGTCATCGCGAGCCGGCAGTCGGTATCGATATTGACCTTGCGGACGCCGTACCTGATGCCGCGGACGATTTCCTCGACCGGCACGCCCCAAGTCTGCGGCATCTCGCCGCCGAACCGGTTGAATGCGTCCTGCAGCGGCTGCGGGACCGAGGATGAACCATGCATCACCAGATGCGTATTCGGCAACCTGTGATGGATCTCCTCGACCACCCTCATGGCGAGGATGTTGCCGTCCGGTTTGCGCGAAAACTTGTAGGCGCCATGCGAGGTGCCCATCGCGATGGCCAGCGCGTCGACCTTGGTGGCGCGAACGAAATCGACCGCCTGGTCGGGATCGGTCAGGAGCTGATCGTGGCTGACGTCGCCTTCGACGCCGTGGCCGTCTTCCTGCTCCCCGGCGCCATGTTCCAGCGAACCGAGCACGCCCAGCTCGCCCTCGACCGAGGCGCCGATCCAATGCGCCATCTCGACCACCCGGCGGGTCACGTCGACGTTGTAGTCAT
This genomic window contains:
- a CDS encoding methanol/ethanol family PQQ-dependent dehydrogenase, which encodes MKKYLILTTSVFGLLAAQNLAARADAALDLLAKDPKQWVMQQGDDANTRYSKLNQINASNAGKLQVAWTFSTGVLRGHEGGPLVVGDTMYVHTPFPNTVYALDLNNEGKILWKYEPRQDPNVIPIMCCDTVNRGVAYADGKIFLHQADTTLIALDAKTGAKVWSVMDGEAGKGQSGTDAPFVYKDKVLVGVSGGEFGVRGWVSAYNIADGKLVWRGFSEGPDSDTLIDPVKTTSLGKPVGPDSSTSTWQGDQWKIGGGATWGWYSYDPQLNLVYYGSGNPSTWNPVQRPGDNRWSMSIWARDLDTGAVKWVYQMTPHDEWDFDGVNEMILTDQTINGAPRKLLTHFDRNGFGYTLDRATGELLVAEKFDPVVNWATKVDMDKSSKTYGRPLVVDAYSTQHNGEDTNSKGICPAALGTKDEQPAAYSPDTQLFYVPTNHVCMDYEPYKVSYTAGQAYVGAAVAMYPPKGETNMGNFIAWDGKTGKIVWSNKEQFSAWGGALATAGGVVFYGTLEGYLKAVDAKTGKELYKFKTPSGIIGNVMTYEHGGKQYVAVLSGVGGWAGIGLAAGLLQPENAAAWHGAVDQGKLPTKDKTVDTAGLGAVGGYAGLASYTSLGGTLTVFALPNQ
- a CDS encoding helix-turn-helix domain-containing protein; protein product: MSDTVRSLNTSGLAPKRQIQCWSDALTDLCGLFDIDPLEASSFEGRINYTTVSKLKLCQIEASQHRLAHTASRAKLGGHPFVKIHFQTYGISHFEQGGRRIELMPGDCLAYDVSCPHTIVSPMLTRHDVVIVPKELLQERGFRLAKMTACKLSARTGTGRIAHDFVHAAFDEATKLSPNNAIGVADSLIDLLLLPLREPDTMFNRVGPEAMYVRAQFFIREHLRDPDLSIDQISAALNCTKRYLHMLFSERGTTISDYIQHARLQNCRQELETQAGKTITDVAFSWGFSSSSHFSRVFRKHFGVVPSAIHKAQCGALSPDFPCE
- the pqqA gene encoding pyrroloquinoline quinone precursor peptide PqqA produces the protein MTWKTPKIVEVPVGMEINMYACAARK
- the cbbX gene encoding CbbX protein, which produces MDLDPPPTTGAVSLREELEAIGIEEILTQLDQELIGLKPVKTRIREIASLLLIERIRKRMNLTSETPTLHMSFTGNPGTGKTTVALRIASILHQLGFVRRGQVVSVTRDELVGQYIGHTAPKTKEILKKAMGGVLFIDEAYYLHRPDNERDYGQEAIEILLQVMESQREDLVVILAGYGDRMDNFFASNPGFRSRIAHHIDFPDYSDDELLAVAELMLRGMNYKFSAEARDAFIRYIALRKAQPLFSNARSIRNALDRMRLRQANRLVADLDCVLTAHDIMSIEAADVLASRVFLAPRETGV
- a CDS encoding ribulose bisphosphate carboxylase small subunit, giving the protein MRITQGCFSFLPDLTDEQISRQVQYCLEKGWAVNIEFTDDPHPRNNFWEMWGLPMFDLRDAAGVMMELAECRKVYGDRYIRMSAFDSSHGWESVRLSFIVNRPKDEPGFRLERHEVAGRNIRYTTKSYAADRPEGRRST
- a CDS encoding form I ribulose bisphosphate carboxylase large subunit, with amino-acid sequence MNDQSMTVRGKDRYKSGVMEYRKMGYWEPDYEPKDTDIIALFRVTPQDGVDPIEAAAAVAGESSTATWTVVWTDRLTAAEKYRAKCYRVDPVPNSPGQYFAYIAYDLDLFENGSIANLSASIIGNVFGFKPLKALRLEDMRLPVAYVKTFQGPATGIVVERERMDKFGRPLLGATVKPKLGLSGRNYGRVVYEALKGGLDFTKDDENINSQPFMHWRERFLYCMEAVNKAQAASGEIKGTYLNVTAGTMEDMYERAEFAKELGSIVIMIDLVIGYTAIQSMAKWARRNDMILHLHRAGHSTYTRQRNHGVSFRVIAKWMRLAGVDHIHAGTVVGKLEGDPATTRGYYDICREDFNPARLEHGVFFDQNWASLNKLMPVASGGIHAGQMHQLLDHLGEDVVLQFGGGTIGHPMGIQAGATANRVALEAMILARNEGRDYLHEGPEILAKAAQTCTPLKSALEVWKNVTFNYESTDMPDYAPTASVSL
- the fba gene encoding class II fructose-bisphosphate aldolase (catalyzes the reversible aldol condensation of dihydroxyacetonephosphate and glyceraldehyde 3-phosphate in the Calvin cycle, glycolysis, and/or gluconeogenesis); the protein is MARISLRQLLDHAAERGYGVPAFNINNMEQGLAIMEAAAAVDAPVIIQASRGARSYASDIMLSKMMDALEEMHPQIPLCLHQDHGNEEATCATALQYGFTSVMMDGSLKADARTAADYDYNVDVTRRVVEMAHWIGASVEGELGVLGSLEHGAGEQEDGHGVEGDVSHDQLLTDPDQAVDFVRATKVDALAIAMGTSHGAYKFSRKPDGNILAMRVVEEIHHRLPNTHLVMHGSSSVPQPLQDAFNRFGGEMPQTWGVPVEEIVRGIRYGVRKVNIDTDCRLAMTAAFRKVAVQTKNEFDPRKFLKPAMDALRDLCRERFEQFGTAGNAARIKVMPLSEMAKRYRSGALDPRIGDTAAAAE